Part of the Thermococcus barossii genome is shown below.
AGATAATTAATAGGAGGGCTGGTTGATGGCGAGGAAAGGAGCCAAGAGGCACCTTAAGAGGCTTGCCGCTCCGAATCAGTGGTACATCTCAAGGAAGACCTACAAGTGGGCGGTCAGACCGAGGCCGGGTCCGCACAGCATGAGGACCTCAATTCCGCTGCTCTACATAGTCAGGGACTACCTCGGCTACGCCAAGACCGCCCGCGAGGCGAGAAAGATACTCAACGAGGGCAAGGTCCTCGTTGATGGGCGCGTTAGGAAGGACTACAAGTTCCCGGTCGGAATCATGGACGTCGTTTCAATCCCCGAGACCGGCGAGCACTACAGGGTTCTTCCGAACAGGATTGGCAAGCTCATACTCCACCCGATAAGCGAGAAGGAAGCCAACATCAAGCCGCTCAGGATAAGCAACAAGCGCATGGTCAAGGGAGCCAAGGTTCAGCTCAACCTCCACGACGGAAGCAACCACCTGGTCACCATGGACGAGAAGGACAAATACAGGACTGCCTACACCGTCCTGATGAAGGTTCCTGACAGGGAGGTCATCGAGGTCATCCCGTTCGAGGTTGGAGCCTACGTCTTCGTTACCCAGGGTAAGAACGTTGCCAGGAAGGGTAAGGTCGTCGAGGTCAGGCAGTTCCCGATGGGATGGCCGGACGTCGTCACCATCGAGGACGAGAACGGCGAGCTCTTCGACACCCTGAAGGAATACGCCTTCGTCGTTGGTAAGGAGAAGCCGGAGATTTCCCTTCCGTGAGGTGAGATGAGATGCAGATCAACAGAGAGGCAATCCTTGCAGACTGGGAAGCTCACCCGATGAGGAAGCCCAGGATTGCGAAGGTCACGATAAACATTGGAGTTGGCGAGAGCGGTGAGAGGCTCACCAAGGCAGAGAAGATGCTTGAGGGGCTTGTTGGCCAGAAGCCGGTAAGGAGGCGCGCAAAGCAGACCAACAAGGACTTCGGAATCAGGCGCGGCGAGCCGATAGCGGTCAAGGTTACCCTCCGCGGCGAGAAGGCGGAGGAGATGCTCAGGAGACTCCTGGCTGCGGTTGACAACAGGCTCAAGGCGAGCAACTTCGACGAGCACGGCAATTTCTGCTTCGGTATCGACGAGCACATCAACATCCCCGGCGTCGAGTACGACCCTGAGATAGGCATCTTCGGTATGGACGTCTGCGTCACCCTCGAGAGGCCCGGATTCCGCGTGGCCAAGAGGAAGAGGCAGAGGAAGAAGATACCGAACAGGCACAAGCTGACCAAGGAAGAAGGTATCGTCTTCGCTATGGAGGAGTTTAAGGTTACCGTGGAGGGATTGTGAGATGGCGAAGGCTGACTACAACAAAAGGAAGCCCAGGAAGTTTGGGAAGGGTGCGAGAAGGTGCATGCGCTGCGGCCAGTACGGCCCCATCATCAGGATACACGGCCTTATGCTCTGCAGGCACTGCTTTAGAGAGATAGCCCCCAAGCTGGGCTTTAAGAAGTACGAGTGAGGTGAGAGGAGATGACTTTGCTTGACCCGCTGGCAAACGCGCTTTCGCACATAACCAACAGCGAGAGGGTCGGAAAGAAGGAGGTCTACCTCAAGCCGGCCTCCAAGCTCATGGGAGAGGTTCTCCGCGTCATGCAGGAGAACGGCTACATCGGCGAGTTCGAGTTCATAGACGACGGAAGGGCAGGCATCTACAGGGTGCAGCTCATAGGAAAGATCAACAAGGCTGGAGCCATAAAGCCGAGGTTCCCTGTCAAGGCCAGGGAGTACGAGGCCTGGGAGAAGAGGTTCCTTCCGGCCTTCGAGTTCGGTATCCTCATAGTCTCGACCTCTCAGGGTGTCATGACCCACAAAGAGGCCATCGAGAAGGGAATCGGCGGAAGGCTGATAGCCTACGTCTACTGAGGTGAGAGAGATGCCGATAGACGCGTGGGTAAGGGAAGAGGTTGAGATTCCAGAGGGAGTCGAGGTCACCGTTGAGAACAACGTCGTCAAGGTCAGGGGTCCCAAGGGCGAGCTCGAGAGGGAGCTCAGGTATCCTGGCGTTCAGATCTTCACCGAGGACGGCAAGGTCGTCGTCTTCAAGGAGTTCCCGAGGAAGCGTGACATAGCCATAGCTAGGACCTTCAAGGCCCACATAGCCAACATGATCAGGGGTGTCACCGAGGGCTTCACCTACAAGCTCAAGGTTGTCTACAGCCACTTCCCCATGACCGTCAAGGTTCAGGGAGATGAAGTCGTCATCGAGAACTTCCTCGGTGAGAAGAACCCGAGGAGGGCCAAGATACTGCCCGGCGTTACCGTCAAGGTCATGGGTTCAGAGGTTATCGTCGAGGGCATTGACAAGGAGGCAGTCGGTCAGACCGCGGCAAACATCGAGCAAGCAACGAGGATAACCAAGTGGGACAGGCGTGTCTTCCAGGATGGAATTTACATCGTTGAGAAGGCTGGTAAGCCGATAAAGTTCTGAGGTGTGAGAAATGAACGAGAAGGCGAGACTCCTTAGGATAAGGGCGAAGATCAAGAGGAAGAAGCCCCGCTTCCTTCGCCAGGAGTGGTGGCGCTATCCGAAGTTCAAGAACGACCCGAAGTGGCGCAGGCCGAAGGGAATCGACAGCAAGATGAGGCTCAAGAAGAAGGGCAAGGCCCGCTCACCGAGCATAGGCTGGAGCTCACCGAGGCTCGTTAGGGGGCTCCACCCGAGCGGCTACGAGGAAGTCCTCGTCCACAACGTCAGGGAGCTTGAGGCCATAGACCCGACCAGGCAGGCGGCGAGGATAGCCGGAACCGTTGGTGCCAGGAAGAGAGAGGCTATACTTGCCAGGGCGAAGGAGCTCGGTGTGAAGGTTCTTAACGCGAGGTGAGACTCATGCTCAAGATGCAGAGAAGGATTGCCGCTGATTTGTTGAAGTGCGGTGAGAACAGGGTCTGGATCGACCCTGAGAGGATTGACGACGTTGCGGCTGCCATCACCAGGGAGGACATCAAGAGGCTAATCAACGACGGCGTCATCAAGAAGAAGCCCGTTAAGGGCCAGAGCAGGGCCAGGGCAAGGGCCTTCCAGGAGGCCAGGAAGAAGGGCCGCCACAGGGGCCCGGGAAGCAAGAAGGGTAAGAAGACCGCCAGGATGGGCAAGAAAGAGCGCTGGATGATGACGATAAGGGCCCTCAGGAAGGAGCTCAGGAAGCTCAAGGCCGAGGGCAAGCTCGACGAGCACACCTACAGGAGGCTCTACATCCGTGCCAAGGGCGGCCAGTTCAAGAACAAGAGGCAGCTCTACATGTTCATGCAGGAGCACGACATACTGAAGGAGTGAGGTGAGAGAAATGGCACACGGACCGAGGTATAGGGTTCCGTTCAGGAGGAGGAGAGAGGGCAAGACTAACTATCACAAGAGGCTTGCCCTGCTTAAGTCGGGCAAGCCGAGGCTCGTCGTTAGGAAGAGCCTCAACCACCACATAGCTCAGATCGTCGTTTACGACCCGAAGGGTGACAGGACGATAGTTTCAGCTCACACCAGGGAGCTCATGAGGGACTTCGGCTGGAAGGGCCACGGAGGAAACACCCCATCGGCTTACCTGCTCGGTCTCCTCATCGGCTACAAGGCCAAGAAGGCCGGAATCGAGGAGGCCATACTCGACATAGGCCTCCACCCGCCGACCAGGGGTTCGAGCATATTCGCCGTCCTCAAGGGTGCAGTTGATGCCGGACTGAACGTCCCGCACAGCGAGGAGATATACCCCGAGGACTACAGGATAAACGGCGAGCACATAGCGAACTACGCCAAGACCCTCAAAGATGAAGATGAGGAGCGCTATAGGAAGCAGTTCTCGGGATACCTCGTCAAGGGCCTTGAGCCCGAGAAGCTCCCCGAGCACTTTGAGGAGGTCAAGGCGAGGATAATCGAGAAGTTTGAGGAGGCGAGAGAATGAGCGACCCGAGGGAGATTGCCCAGAGGGTTTTGGAGGAGTGGGAGCCGAGGACCAAGCTCGGCATGCTCGTCAAGGAGGGGCAGATAACTGACATTCACGAGATATTCCGCAAGGGATACCAGATAAAGGAGCCGGAGATAGTTGATGTGCTCCTTCCCGAGGTGAACCTCAGGGAGAACCAGGAGGTCCTCGACATAGCCCTCACCGTCAGGATGACTGACAGCGGCAGAAGGATCCGCTTCCGCGTTCTCGCGGCAGTTGGCAACAGGGACGGCTACGTCGGCCTCGGAATCGGCCACGGCAAGGAGGTTGGAATAGCCATCAGGAAGGCCATCAACTACGCCAAGATGAACATCATCGAGATCAAGCGCGGCTGTGGCTCCTGGGAGTGCAGGTGCAGGAGGCCACACTCGATTCCCTTCGCCGTCGAGGGCAAGGAAGGAAGCGTCCGCGTCAAGCTCATGCCGGGACCGCGTGGCCTTGGACTGGTCATCGGTGACGTCGGCAAAAAGATACTCAGCCTCGCCGGCGTCCAGGACGTCTGGTCCCAGAGCCTGGGTGAGACAAGGACAACAGTCAACTTCGCCAAGGCCGTCTTCAACGCGCTCTACAACACCAACCGCGTCGCAATTCAGCCGGGCATGGAAGAGAAGTACGGTATCATCGTCGGAAGGGAGATGCCGACGAGCTTTGAGCTGGAGTGAGGTGAGAGAGGATGGCAAAGCTCGCACTCATCAGGCTTAGGAGCGGGATCAGGGCGAGGGGTGAAGTTAGGGACACCCTCGCCATGCTCCGCCTCCACAGGATCAACCACCTCGTCCTCGTTGACGACAACCCGAGCTACAAGGGAATGGTTCAGAAGGTCAAGGACTACATCACCTGGGGCGAGATAGACAAGGAAACCCTCGCCAAGCTCCTCAGGAAGAGGGGCAGGCTCATCGGCAACAGGCCGATAACTGACGAGTACGTCAAGGAGAAGCTTGGAATGACCATCGAGGAGTTCGCTGAGAAGGTCGTCAACGGCGAGATGAAGCTCACCGACCTGCCAAACATCAAGCCGGTCTTCAGGCTCCACCCGCCGAGGGGTGGCCTCAAGGGCAGCAAGAAGCGCTCCTTCAAGGAAGGTGGAGCGCTCGGCTACCGTGGCGAGAGAATAAACGACCTCATTGAGAGAATGCTCTGAGGTGGCGAGAGATGATAAGGAGAAAGAAGAAGGTTAGGAAGCTCCGCGGAAGTCACACTCACGGATGGGGCTGCAAGAAGAAGCACCGCGGTGGCGGTAGCAAGGGCGGTAAGGGAATGGCCGGAACCGGTAAGAGGAAGAACACCAAGTGGACCTGGACCATCAAGTACGCCCCTGACCACCTTGGAAAGCGCGGCTTCCACAGGCCAAAAGCAGTTCAGTACACTCCCAAGACCATAAACCTCAGCGACATAGACGAGAACCTCACACTCTTCCTCGACATGGGCGTCGCCTACGAGGAGGAGGGGAAGATAGTCGTTGACGTCACCCAGCTCGGCGTCGACAAGGTTCTCGGAACCGGCAAACTCACCAAGCCCATTACCATCAAGGCCTACTACGTCACCCCGAAGGCTGAGGAGAAGATCAAGGCCGCTGGCGGCGAGGTTCTCCTCGCCTGATTCCCTTTAATTTAAGTTTTGGCGGGTGTTAATCATGGGGTTCAGAAACGTAGTGTTTGCGATTGAAAGGTACTTCCCAGAGGTTGAGCGGCCCAAGAGGCACGTGCCGCTCAAGGAGAAGTTCATGTGGACGGGAATCGTTCTACTACTGTACTTCATCCTCGCTGAGATTCCACTCTATGGAATTCCTGCGCAGATCCAGGACTACTTCGCCACGCTCAGGTTCGTCCTCGCCGGAAGGAGCGGTTCTCTTCTGACGCTCGGTATCGGGCCGATCGTCACCGCGAGTATTATCATGCAGCTTCTCGTCGGTTCCGAGATAGTTCACCTTGATCTCTCCAATCATGAGGATAGAAGGTTTTATCAGGCCGCTCAGAAGCTTTTCGCCGTATTCATGAGCTTCTTCGAAGCAGCCATCTACGTCTTCGCCGGTGCATTCGGTAGGGTTGATACCAGCCTTGGCGCCTTCCAGACAGTCACAACACCCGCCGGTGAGGCGTACATAGGACTCGGTCTGGCGATACTCATCATACTTCAGCTTGGATTCGCCTCCGTGATGCTCATCCTTCTGGATGAGCTAGTTAGCAAGTGGGGCATCGGAAGCGGTATCAGTCTCTTCATCGCCGCGGGTGTTTCCCAGACCGTTATCACAAAGGCTCTGAACCCGGCAACGACCCCGGACTACATCGACCCCGTCACGGGAGGCCCCGCGATAATAGGTGCCATCCCGGCCTTCATACAGCACCTGTTCTACGGCGACCTAACCGGAGCCCTCTACAGAGGGACGCTGCCCGACATGATGGATTTGCTGGCGACGATAGTCGTCTTCCTGGTGGTTGTCTATCTGGAGAGCATGCGCGTCGAGATACCCCTGAGCTATGGCCGCGTCACAGTCCGCGGAAGGTATCCGATAAGGTTCATGTACGTCAGCAACATACCGATCATCCTGACCTTTGCACTCTACTCCAACATTCAGCTCTGGGCCAGGCTCCTCAACAACTTCGGCTACACCTTCCTTGGAACTTTCGACGAGAACGGCTACCCGCTTACCGGGTTCGTCACGTACCTTTACCCGCCAAGGGACATCTACCACGTCATAGCAGACCCAGGAAGGGCGTTGGTCTATGCGTTGATGACAATATTCTGGGCGATACTCTTCGGATTCCTCTGGGTTGAGCTAACCGGCCTCGACGCCAAGAGCATTGCCAGACAGCTCCAAAGCGCGGGACTTCAGATACCGGGATTCAGACGCGACCCGAGGATACTGGAGAGGGTGCTCAACAGGTACATACCCTACGTTACCTTCTGGGGCTCCTTCACACTGGCGCTGGTCGCAGTCCTGGCTGACTTCCTTGGGGCACTCGGTACAGGAACGGGAATCCTCCTTACGGTGGGCATACTCTACAGGTTCTACGAGGAGATAGCTAGGGAACAGGCAACGGAGATGTTCCCAGCTTTGAGGAAGTTCTTCACCAAGTGAGTCTTTTCTTTTCTTTCACAAAACCTTTTAAACCCGGTTCGATTACTTCTTCCAGAACCTCCTTGGGTGAGCGTGATGCCGTTTGTGGTCATGATAACAGGAATTCCAGGGGTGGGGAAGAGCACCATAACCCGGCTGGCCCTCAGGAAGACAAAGGTTAGGTTCAGGCTCGTCAACTTCGGCGACCTGATGTTTGAGGAGGCCGTTACAGCAGGGCTTGTTAGTCACAGGGACGAGATGAGGAAATTGAACCCAGAGATACAGAAGGAGCTCCAGATGAAAGCTGCGAGGAGGATAGTGGAGATGTCCAAGAGCGAGCCAGTGCTCATAGATACCCACGCCACCATCAGGACCCCTGTGGGGTATCTCCTCGGCTTCCCCAGGGAGGTTATAGAGGTCATAAACCCTAACTTCATAGTCATAATCGAAGCCACGCCGAGCGAGATACTCGGAAGGCGCCTCCGCGACCTGAAGCGCGATAGGGACGTTGAGACGGAGGAGCAGATACAAAGGCACCAGGACCTGAACCGTGCCGCTGCCGTGAGTTACGCCATGCACTCGAACGCGCTTATTAAGATAATCGAGAACCATGAGGATAAGGGCCTCGAAGAGGCCGTTCATGAGCTTGTTGAAGTACTTAACCTGGCGGTGGGAGAGTATGATTGAGGGGATATACGCTTTCCTTGACGATCTGTTCGGGCCCATGATACAGGCCCACCATCCGATAGTGGTGGTCACTGTTGCGGGCATAATGCTGGGCGGGCTCTTCACCCTGCTGAACTACGTTCTGGTCGACCAGAACAAGGTCAAGATGCTCCAGAAGAAGAGCAAGGAGTTCCAGAAGAAGTACAAAGAAGCCCAGGCCGCAAAGGATGAGAAGAAGCTCAAGAAGCTCCAGCAGGAGCAGATGGAACTCATGAAGCTTCAGAGCGAGGTCATGAAGGATACAATGTTCAAGGTCACCCTGCTGACGCTGCCGATATTCTGGATTTTCTTTGGCTGGCTTAGGAGATGGTACGTTGAGGTCGGCATAGTGAAGTCGCCCTTCAACTTCTTCCTCTTCGACTGGTTCCACAGGCTCTATCACTCCGGACTGCCCGCGAACGAGCTCGGTTACGTTGGCTGGTACATAATGACGTCGATGATAACCGGTTACATCCTCAGGAAGCTCCTCGACATGGGTTAAATTTAAAAACACTCCGAAAATAGGGGTTGCGAGGTGAGAGAAATGAAGCCGATGTACAGGTCTAGGTCATGGAGAAGGAAGTATGTCAGGACTCCGGGCGGAAGGACGGTTATACACTTCGAGCGCAGAAAGCCGAAGGTTGCCCACTGTGCCATGTGCGGAAGGCCCCTCAACGGCGTTCCGCGCGGCAGGCCGAGCGAGATCAGGAAGCTCCCGAAGACGGCAAAGAGGCCCGAGAGGCCCTACCCGAACCTCTGCCCGAGCTGCATGAGGAAGGTCATGAAGGCGCAGGTAAGGGCCGGCATAGCCCTCTGAAGGTGTAATCATGCCGAAGGGCTGCCTCGTGATAACCGTCAGCGGTCTGGCCGGTTCGGGAACGACGACGCTCTGCAGGAACCTGGCCAGGCACTACGGGTTCAAACACATCTATGCTGGGCTCATCTTCCGGCAGATGGCCAAGGAAATGGGCATGACTCTGCAGGAGTTTCAGGAGTATGCGGAGCTCCACCCCGAGATTGACCGCGAGGTTGACAGGAGGCAGGTGGAGGCAGCCAGGGAGTGCAACGTCGTTATTGAGGGTCGGCTTGCGGGTTGGATGGTGAAGGATGCCGATCTGAAGATATGGCTCGACGCTCCGATAATGGAGCGCGCCAGAAGAGTTGCCCGGCGCGAGGGCATAACCGTTGAGGAGGCCTTCGTGCAGATTGCCGAGCGCGAGAAGGGTAACAGGAAAAGGTATTTAAACCTCTACGGTATTGACATCGACGACAAGTCGATTTACGACTTGATAATCAACACCGCTAAATGGGGTCCCGATGGGGTCTTCGCGATCGTGAAGGCCGCCATCGACCACCTTTACCCCGACGGTGACGCGGGGTCGGGTGCAAACCCGGGCAACAAAAGATAAGGAGGTGGGATGAATGCCAGCTATGGACGTTGGAAGGCTTGCCGTTATAATCGCCGGAAGGAGGGCCGGAGAGAAGGTCGTCGTCGTTGACGTCATCGACAGGAACTTCGTCCTCGTTACCGGCGCCGGCCTCAACAAGGTCAAGCGCAGGAGGATGAACGTCAAGCACCTTGAGCCCCTTCCTGAGAAGGTCAACATCGAGCGCGGCGCCGACGACGATGCAGTCAAGGCCGCCCTTGAGCAGGCTGGAATCAGCCTTGAGTGAATTGCCGAGGCCTTCTGGCCTCTCCTTACTTCCCAACGCTTTTAAGCTCCTTTTCGAGACTTTTCTTGGTGATGTGATGAAGACTGCGCTTGTTACCGGTGCCACAGGTGGTATCGGAAGGTTTCTCGTCAAGGGGCTCATAGAGAATGGATATCACGTTATAGGTGTCGCCAGAAGCGAAGAGAAGTTGGAGGAACTGGGGTCATTGGGAAATTTTGACTACATTGTGGCCGACTTAAGGGAGGGGAAAGCTTCTAGGGTTGTCAGAGATGGTCTGGAAGAACTTGGAATTAAGCGGCTTGACGTTCTCATAAACAACGCTGGCTTCGGAATACTGAAGCCTCTACTTGAGCAAACTGAAGACGAGCTGGAGGAGATTTTTAGGGTGAACACGATAGCCCCCGTGGCTCTAACAAAAGGGCTCTTGGACTTAATCCCTCAGGGTGGCAAGGTTGTGATTGTCTTGAGCGGTGTGGTTTTCGTGAACGTGAGGGAGTTTCCCTCATATGGAGCATCAAAGGCGGCCCTCCACTACCTCTCCGTTAACTTAGAGCGCGAACTGGTCAAAAGAAGGATAACCCTCATACGGGTCTATCCCAAGCAGGTTTCAACCCCTTTCTGGAACGGACGGGTTCCAAAGGGCGCACTTTGCCCAGAGGATGTTGCCAAGGCGATAATGAAGGCCATCGAGAGCGGCAAGCGCGAGGTATTTGTGCCTGGTTATATGAAGCTTGTAAAGTACCTTCCCCGCTGGCCAGTTTTCACTTATCGCTTCAAGTTCTGAGGGCAGGTTTATAAAGCCGTAGTGGAAACTTAGGGCGATAACGCTCACCGGGTGATGTTCATGGCGAGGGACGAAGTGAGGAGAATCCTTCCTGCTGACATAAAGCGAGAGGTTCTGGTTAAAGATGAAAAGGCCGAGACGAATCCGAAGTGGGGCTTCCCGCCGGAGAAGAGACCGATGGAGATGCACATGCAGTTCGGTATAATCAACCTCGATAAGCCTCCTGGACCGACGAGCCACGAGGTCGTTGCGTGGATTAAGAGGCTCTTCGACCTCAGCAAAGCGGGCCATGGGGGAACACTCGACCCAAAGGTCAGCGGTGTTCTTCCCGTCGCCCTTGAAAGGGCCACAAGGGTGGTTCAGGCACTGCTCCCTGCTGGAAAGGAATACGTCGCCCTCATGCACCTTCATGGGGATGTTCCGGAGGACAAAATCCGCGCGGTGATGAGGGAGTTTGAGGGAGAGATAATCCAGAGGCCGCCCCTGAGGAGTGCGGTTAAGAGACGCTTAAGGACGAGGAAGGTGTACTACATCGAGATACTCGAGATAGACGGAAAGGACGTGCTCTTCCGCGTTGGAGTTGAGGCGGGAACCTACATCCGCTCACTAATCCACCACATAGGCCTTGCCCTTGGTGTCGGCGCCCACATGGCCGAGCTGAGGAGAACCAGAAGCGGCCCCTTCAAGGAGGACGAAACGCTGGTAACACTTCACGACCTCGTGGACTACTATCACTTCTGGAGGGACGACGGCATCGAGGAGTACTTCAGGAAGGCGATACAGCCTATGGAAAAAGCGGTTGAGCACCTCCCAAAGGTCTGGATTAGAGATTCTGCCGTTGCGGCGGTAACCCATGGTGCTGATTTAGCCGTTCCAGGTATAGTCAAGGTTCACAAGGGCATCAAGAGGGGCGACCTCATCGCGGTTATGACCCTCAAGGACGAGCTGGTTGCCCTCGGAAAGGCCGCCATGACGAGCGGCGAGATGCTTCAGAGGAGCAAGGGCATAGCCGTCGATGTAGACAAGGTCTTCATGCCGAGGGACTGGTATCCGAAGATGTGGTAGAAACTTTGCTCTGCAAAGTTTCATCAAAGTTGTGGCTCTTTCCCAAAGTTCCTTTTTTGAGTGGTTTCTTGATTAATGGGTTGTTTGAAAGGGAGAACTAAGTTAGGTACTCTTTTGCTGAGGTTTAGCTCTAAAAAGACGCCCGAAGGGCGTCAAAAGAAAAGCAAACCTATACAAAAGGGCCCCTACAAAAGGATTCTCACTTAAAACGTCGGGCTTTAAGTTGGAAACCAGCCCCTCAGGAGTAACGCAATGGAGGAGCTACAATTTTTGGTCAAGCTTTGCGCAAGCAAAGGTTGATAAACCCCTCAACGAACCACCGCACATGACCCACTACTACTCCGAAGAGCCAAACGTTCCGCTGAGGACTAAAACAATAGAGGTTTGCCTCAGGGGGCACTGCTTCAAGTTCATCACAGCGAGCGGTGTCTTCTCCTTCGGCAAGCTCGACAGGGGGACGGAGTTGCTCATAGAGAGCATGGTGCTTGAGGAGGGCTGGCACGTCCTCGATTTGGGCTGCGGCTACGGGGCGATTGGGATAGTGGCTTCTCGCTTCGTTGAATACGTGGTGATGACTGACGTGAACAGAAGGGCCATAAAAATGGCGAGGAAAAATTTAAAAATCAACGGCGTTAGAAACGCCGAGGTGAGATGGGGAAGCCTCTACGAGCCAGTTAGGGGCGAAAAGTTCGACGCAATCATCACTAACCCCCCGGTGCACGCGGGAAAGGAAATCCTGAGGGAAATAGTTATAAACGCTCCCCGGCATCTCAACGATGGAGGCCTCCTGCAGCTGGTGATTAAGACGAAGCAGGGGGCAAAGTATATTAAGGCTCTAATGGATGACCACTTCACCGAAGTGAGAGAGCTGGCGAAGGGGAGCGGCTACCGCGTGTATGCCGGGATCGCCTAGCCTGGGATGGCGCGGGCCTTGAGAGCCCGTGTCCGCTTGGACACCGGGGTTCAAATCCCCGTCCCGGCGCCAAAATCCTCTATGAAGGATTGAGATGGAGGTGTATTCGTAATGACGGACAACTTCAGACACATCGTCCGTGTAGCGGGAGTTGATTTGGACGGAAATAAGCAGTTGAGATGGGCCCTTACGGGCATCAGAGGCATAGGCATAAACTTCGCCACCATGGTGCTCAGGGTTGCAGGAATTGATCCGTATATGAAGACCGGTTACCTCACCGACGAGCAGGTCAAGAAGATTGAGAAGATACTGGAAGACCCGATTGCCCACGGCATTCCTGCCTGGGCAGTGAACAGGCCGAAGGACTACGAGACCGGTAAGGACATGCACCTCATTACAGCCAAGCTCGTCATGGCCTGGCGCGAGGACGTCAACAGGCTCAGGAGAATACGCGCTTACCGCGGCATAAGGCACGAGCTCGGCCTGCCGCTCCGCGGACAGAGGACTAGGTCGAACTTCAGGCACGGCTCGACCATTGGCGTGAGAAGGAAGAAGAAGTGAGGTGGTTTAGATGGGAGACCCGAAGAGGCAGAGGAAGAAGTACGAGACTCCCTCTCACCCCTGGATTAAGGAGAGGCTCGACCGCGAGAGAGTCCTCATGAGGAAGTACGCCCTCAAGAACAAGAAGGAACTCTGGCGCCACGAGACCCAGCTCAAGGAGTTCAGGCGTAGGGCCAGGCGCCTCCTTGCGGCGAGGGGCAAGCAGGCCGAGGTTGAGAGGGTTCAGCTTCTGCAGAGGCTCAACAGGCTCGGCCTTCTCCCGGCCGATGCAGTCCTGGATGACGTTCTCTCGCTCACCGTTGAGGACGTCCTTGACAGGCGCCTTCAGACCCTCGTTTACAAGAAGGGCCTCGCCAGGACCATCAGGCAGGCCAGGCAGCTCATAGTCCACGGCCACATCGAGGTCAACGGACAGATCATCCGCTCCCCGGGATACCTCGTTCTCAGGGAGGAAGAGGACGCCATAACCTATTCGAAGACCTCTCCTTTCGCGAAGGAGAGCCATCCCGAGAGGATGGTTATCGAACAGGCTAAGCAGGGTGAGGCCTCATGAGTGAGGAAGTTCAGCAGGTTAACCTCAAGAAGAAGGAGAAGTGGGGAGTTGCCCACATTTACTCCTCCTACAACAACACCATCATACACATCACCGACCTCACCGGGGCGGAGACGGTAAGCAGGTGGAGCGGTGGTATGGTCGTCAAGGCAGACAGGGACGAGCCCTCCCCGTACGCGGCAATGATAGCCGCCAGAAGGGCCGCTGAGGAGGCCATGGAGAAGGGCTTCGTCGGTGTTCACATCAAGGTTCGCGCTCCGGGAGGAAGCAAGAGCAAGAGCCCTGGACCTGGTGCCCAGGCGGCCATACGTGCGCTTGCCAGGGCCGGTCTGAGGATTGGAAGGGTTGAGGACGTCACCCCGATTCCGCACGACGGCACCAGGCCGAAGGGCGGAAGAAGGGGCAGGCGCGTCTGACCCCCAATAACTTCTTTTTTGGTGATGCCGATGGAGCCAAAGTTTCAGATTCTTGAGAAAAGGGAGGAC
Proteins encoded:
- a CDS encoding 50S ribosomal protein L6 gives rise to the protein MPIDAWVREEVEIPEGVEVTVENNVVKVRGPKGELERELRYPGVQIFTEDGKVVVFKEFPRKRDIAIARTFKAHIANMIRGVTEGFTYKLKVVYSHFPMTVKVQGDEVVIENFLGEKNPRRAKILPGVTVKVMGSEVIVEGIDKEAVGQTAANIEQATRITKWDRRVFQDGIYIVEKAGKPIKF
- a CDS encoding 50S ribosomal protein L18, which produces MAHGPRYRVPFRRRREGKTNYHKRLALLKSGKPRLVVRKSLNHHIAQIVVYDPKGDRTIVSAHTRELMRDFGWKGHGGNTPSAYLLGLLIGYKAKKAGIEEAILDIGLHPPTRGSSIFAVLKGAVDAGLNVPHSEEIYPEDYRINGEHIANYAKTLKDEDEERYRKQFSGYLVKGLEPEKLPEHFEEVKARIIEKFEEARE
- a CDS encoding 30S ribosomal protein S4e: MARKGAKRHLKRLAAPNQWYISRKTYKWAVRPRPGPHSMRTSIPLLYIVRDYLGYAKTAREARKILNEGKVLVDGRVRKDYKFPVGIMDVVSIPETGEHYRVLPNRIGKLILHPISEKEANIKPLRISNKRMVKGAKVQLNLHDGSNHLVTMDEKDKYRTAYTVLMKVPDREVIEVIPFEVGAYVFVTQGKNVARKGKVVEVRQFPMGWPDVVTIEDENGELFDTLKEYAFVVGKEKPEISLP
- a CDS encoding 50S ribosomal protein L5, which gives rise to MQINREAILADWEAHPMRKPRIAKVTINIGVGESGERLTKAEKMLEGLVGQKPVRRRAKQTNKDFGIRRGEPIAVKVTLRGEKAEEMLRRLLAAVDNRLKASNFDEHGNFCFGIDEHINIPGVEYDPEIGIFGMDVCVTLERPGFRVAKRKRQRKKIPNRHKLTKEEGIVFAMEEFKVTVEGL
- a CDS encoding 50S ribosomal protein L19e, which gives rise to MLKMQRRIAADLLKCGENRVWIDPERIDDVAAAITREDIKRLINDGVIKKKPVKGQSRARARAFQEARKKGRHRGPGSKKGKKTARMGKKERWMMTIRALRKELRKLKAEGKLDEHTYRRLYIRAKGGQFKNKRQLYMFMQEHDILKE
- a CDS encoding 30S ribosomal protein S14; this translates as MAKADYNKRKPRKFGKGARRCMRCGQYGPIIRIHGLMLCRHCFREIAPKLGFKKYE
- the rpsE gene encoding 30S ribosomal protein S5; protein product: MSDPREIAQRVLEEWEPRTKLGMLVKEGQITDIHEIFRKGYQIKEPEIVDVLLPEVNLRENQEVLDIALTVRMTDSGRRIRFRVLAAVGNRDGYVGLGIGHGKEVGIAIRKAINYAKMNIIEIKRGCGSWECRCRRPHSIPFAVEGKEGSVRVKLMPGPRGLGLVIGDVGKKILSLAGVQDVWSQSLGETRTTVNFAKAVFNALYNTNRVAIQPGMEEKYGIIVGREMPTSFELE
- a CDS encoding 30S ribosomal protein S8, whose translation is MTLLDPLANALSHITNSERVGKKEVYLKPASKLMGEVLRVMQENGYIGEFEFIDDGRAGIYRVQLIGKINKAGAIKPRFPVKAREYEAWEKRFLPAFEFGILIVSTSQGVMTHKEAIEKGIGGRLIAYVY
- a CDS encoding 50S ribosomal protein L32e, which translates into the protein MNEKARLLRIRAKIKRKKPRFLRQEWWRYPKFKNDPKWRRPKGIDSKMRLKKKGKARSPSIGWSSPRLVRGLHPSGYEEVLVHNVRELEAIDPTRQAARIAGTVGARKREAILARAKELGVKVLNAR
- a CDS encoding 50S ribosomal protein L30, producing the protein MAKLALIRLRSGIRARGEVRDTLAMLRLHRINHLVLVDDNPSYKGMVQKVKDYITWGEIDKETLAKLLRKRGRLIGNRPITDEYVKEKLGMTIEEFAEKVVNGEMKLTDLPNIKPVFRLHPPRGGLKGSKKRSFKEGGALGYRGERINDLIERML